From the bacterium genome, one window contains:
- a CDS encoding type II toxin-antitoxin system PemK/MazF family toxin, which produces MVIDQYGIYIANLNPRIGTKPGKIRPVVAIQGNTLNKTEHPSVIVLPLSSQTSQRDAYPLRIFLSQSDSGLSKDSVILVDQILSWDITRITKKVGLLPKNKQNELIEALKDIFDWE; this is translated from the coding sequence ATGGTAATCGATCAATACGGCATTTATATTGCCAATCTTAACCCACGCATTGGAACTAAACCCGGAAAAATAAGACCTGTTGTAGCTATTCAAGGTAACACGCTTAACAAAACCGAACATCCATCGGTTATTGTTCTTCCTCTTTCAAGCCAAACCTCTCAACGCGATGCTTATCCGTTGCGCATCTTTCTTTCACAAAGCGATTCAGGCTTATCCAAAGATTCCGTAATTTTAGTAGATCAGATTCTTTCATGGGATATTACCCGCATCACAAAAAAGGTAGGTCTGCTTCCTAAAAATAAACAAAATGAACTGATAGAGGCTTTAAAAGATATTTTTGATTGGGAATAA
- a CDS encoding NAD(P)/FAD-dependent oxidoreductase, with the protein MEQHIPYKNATYFTKDKSILSKHYDLIIIGSGMGGMSCAGALALQGKKVLVLEQHFIPGGYTQNYARKGYTWDIGVHALGEIKPDKVKKWLFGDAVEFVTFGPPYDRFYYPGDVCVRYMNSKEDFKKSLKETFPNDAEAIDAYANLVDKVGKESEAYFALQSLPEGVHKIADKILGFFHKDWWLVTVYDAIKTVTNNEKLIAALTSQWGYYGNLPQDASFGLHAMMVRAFWNGASYPKGGSEVFAKHLLSTVQKSGGNTLVKAEVTNVIVENNKAVGVRLKDGSEFYAKKIISAIGAKNSINKLLPTSILQTNWAKEILNLPHSPPYLCLNMGFKGNIKEAGATSGSMWFYPSWEHKVCKWDVSNPNSSAPTFYMSFQSLKDPSYNPGPEMRHVGECITFVDWEPFEKWQTSRRGGRPPEYRDFKKQIEDRMLAELKKQVPDLMAMLDYYELATPLSSTFFTHATEGAIYGLESTPKRFACRKLRMKTPVKNFYLTGVDTTTVGVIGALFAGLLTAAIIDKRVYLKLV; encoded by the coding sequence ATGGAACAACATATCCCCTATAAAAACGCCACTTACTTCACAAAAGATAAAAGCATTCTTTCAAAACATTACGATCTCATTATCATTGGTAGCGGCATGGGCGGTATGTCTTGTGCCGGCGCTTTGGCCTTACAAGGAAAAAAAGTTTTGGTATTAGAACAGCACTTTATTCCCGGTGGCTATACTCAAAATTACGCGCGTAAGGGATACACCTGGGATATTGGTGTACATGCCTTGGGCGAAATTAAACCCGACAAGGTAAAAAAATGGCTTTTTGGCGATGCGGTAGAATTTGTTACCTTTGGCCCACCGTACGACAGGTTTTATTACCCGGGCGATGTTTGCGTGCGCTACATGAACAGCAAAGAAGATTTTAAAAAGAGTTTAAAAGAAACTTTTCCAAACGATGCAGAGGCCATTGATGCCTATGCAAACTTGGTAGATAAAGTAGGAAAAGAATCGGAAGCCTATTTTGCCCTGCAAAGCTTGCCCGAAGGCGTTCACAAAATTGCCGATAAAATTTTAGGGTTCTTCCACAAAGACTGGTGGCTGGTAACCGTTTACGATGCCATTAAAACAGTTACCAATAACGAAAAATTGATAGCAGCACTGACTTCTCAATGGGGTTACTACGGTAATTTACCGCAGGATGCCAGCTTTGGTTTGCATGCCATGATGGTGCGCGCTTTTTGGAATGGCGCCAGTTATCCCAAGGGCGGCTCCGAAGTTTTTGCCAAACATTTATTAAGCACGGTACAAAAAAGTGGTGGCAACACTTTGGTAAAAGCCGAAGTAACAAATGTGATTGTAGAAAATAACAAAGCTGTAGGTGTGCGTTTAAAAGACGGCAGTGAATTTTACGCCAAAAAAATTATTAGTGCTATAGGCGCTAAAAATTCCATCAACAAATTACTTCCTACTTCCATTTTACAAACTAACTGGGCCAAGGAAATTTTAAATCTTCCACATTCACCTCCTTACTTATGTTTAAACATGGGTTTTAAAGGCAACATCAAAGAAGCCGGCGCCACAAGTGGCAGCATGTGGTTTTATCCCAGTTGGGAACACAAGGTGTGCAAGTGGGATGTCTCAAATCCCAATTCTAGCGCCCCTACTTTTTACATGTCGTTTCAATCGTTAAAAGACCCCAGCTATAACCCGGGGCCCGAAATGCGGCACGTGGGTGAATGCATTACCTTTGTAGATTGGGAACCCTTTGAGAAATGGCAAACCTCTCGTCGCGGAGGCCGCCCACCGGAATATAGAGACTTTAAAAAACAAATTGAAGACCGCATGCTGGCAGAACTAAAAAAACAGGTTCCCGATTTAATGGCCATGCTCGACTACTACGAGCTAGCAACCCCGCTCTCCTCCACCTTTTTTACTCACGCTACCGAGGGGGCTATTTACGGTTTAGAATCCACCCCCAAACGTTTTGCATGCCGCAAGTTACGCATGAAAACCCCGGTGAAGAATTTTTATTTAACAGGAGTAGATACCACAACAGTGGGTGTGATTGGTGCTTTGTTTGCGGGGTTACTTACTGCCGCTATTATTGATAAGAGGGTTTATTTGAAGTTGGTGTAA
- the purD gene encoding phosphoribosylamine--glycine ligase, whose amino-acid sequence MKILLIGSGGREHAIAWKLSQNPKITKIFCAPGNDGLNDVAQSVAISAVDVPGLLNFAQKEKIDLTLVGTEMPLSHGLVDEFEKAGLRVFGPKKNAAALEYSKCFTKEFATRHRLPTADYEIFQSSEEARAYLKKKNSYPIVLKADGLAFGKGVIIAQNYDEAANAVEQMMIYESFGTAGRKIVIEDFMPGEEATYMVATDGTDYVVLESCQDHKRIFDGDKGPNTGGMGAYSPAPVVSDDIDRKVKAKIIEPLLKGMRDEGRTYKGILYAGLMISDNEPRLVEFNCRFGDPECQAILFRMESDLLELVEAVVDENLSRYKIKFSSDAAVCVVLAAKGYPGEYAKGDTISGLNKVSKMKDVFVFHAGTKKENSHFETNGGRVLGVTARGATLKEAVHRAYEAVGKIEFNGMQYRKDIGAKAL is encoded by the coding sequence ATGAAAATTCTTCTCATTGGTTCGGGTGGTAGGGAACATGCTATTGCCTGGAAATTGTCGCAAAATCCTAAAATTACTAAAATTTTTTGCGCGCCCGGAAACGACGGATTAAATGATGTGGCCCAGAGTGTGGCTATTTCGGCTGTTGATGTGCCCGGGCTTTTAAACTTTGCCCAAAAAGAAAAAATTGATCTCACTCTTGTGGGTACCGAAATGCCTTTATCGCATGGTTTGGTAGATGAATTTGAAAAAGCCGGCCTGAGAGTGTTTGGTCCCAAAAAAAATGCGGCAGCGCTTGAATACTCCAAATGTTTTACCAAAGAATTTGCCACCCGGCACCGCTTACCCACCGCCGATTACGAAATTTTTCAATCTTCTGAGGAAGCACGTGCGTATCTTAAAAAGAAAAATTCTTACCCTATTGTTTTAAAGGCCGATGGTTTGGCTTTTGGTAAGGGTGTCATTATTGCTCAAAATTATGATGAAGCAGCAAATGCTGTAGAGCAAATGATGATTTACGAATCGTTTGGTACAGCTGGTCGCAAAATTGTGATTGAAGATTTTATGCCCGGTGAAGAAGCCACCTACATGGTTGCTACCGATGGAACCGATTATGTGGTGTTAGAATCGTGCCAAGATCATAAACGCATTTTTGATGGCGACAAAGGCCCCAACACCGGCGGTATGGGGGCTTATAGCCCTGCACCTGTAGTGAGCGATGATATTGACCGCAAGGTAAAGGCAAAAATTATTGAACCACTGTTAAAAGGAATGCGTGACGAAGGCCGAACGTACAAGGGTATATTGTATGCAGGTCTTATGATTTCCGACAACGAACCACGTTTGGTAGAATTTAACTGCCGCTTTGGTGATCCGGAATGTCAGGCTATTTTATTTAGAATGGAATCCGATTTGTTAGAATTAGTAGAAGCTGTAGTAGATGAGAACCTCTCCCGTTACAAAATTAAATTTTCGTCCGATGCCGCTGTGTGTGTGGTGTTGGCTGCTAAAGGTTATCCTGGAGAATATGCCAAAGGGGACACTATTAGTGGTCTTAACAAGGTTTCTAAAATGAAAGATGTATTTGTGTTTCATGCAGGAACTAAAAAAGAAAACAGCCATTTTGAAACAAACGGTGGCCGCGTGTTAGGAGTTACGGCGCGTGGTGCTACCCTAAAAGAAGCGGTTCATCGTGCTTACGAAGCGGTGGGTAAAATTGAATTTAACGGCATGCAGTACCGCAAAGATATTGGCGCAAAGGCGCTTTAA
- a CDS encoding threonylcarbamoyl-AMP synthase has product MKTLTVSQALTVLNSGGIIAYPTETFYGLGGNPLNENVLEKIFSIKERDRGKPVSILIKNNEELLNWAQDISPLAKKLIQHFWPGPLTLVFKAKKSVSPILTAGSGTIAIRVSSHPVATMLCEAFGSITTTSANVSGAGSISSAKEVDEQIGERIEGVVTNETLPASLGSSFVDVTGTTPKLLRAGDITWESIQKYL; this is encoded by the coding sequence GTGAAAACTCTTACTGTGTCTCAAGCCTTAACCGTTCTTAACAGCGGTGGCATTATTGCTTATCCTACCGAAACTTTTTACGGCCTGGGTGGAAATCCCTTAAACGAAAACGTCCTTGAAAAAATATTTTCTATTAAAGAACGCGACCGTGGCAAGCCCGTATCAATTCTTATTAAAAATAACGAGGAGCTTTTAAACTGGGCCCAAGATATTTCGCCCCTAGCAAAAAAACTCATCCAACACTTTTGGCCTGGTCCGTTAACTCTTGTTTTTAAGGCAAAAAAATCAGTTTCACCTATTCTCACTGCCGGAAGCGGTACTATTGCTATTCGTGTTTCATCGCATCCTGTTGCTACAATGTTATGCGAAGCCTTTGGCAGCATTACCACTACAAGTGCCAACGTATCGGGAGCAGGTTCTATTTCTAGTGCTAAAGAAGTTGACGAACAGATTGGGGAGAGGATAGAAGGGGTAGTCACAAATGAGACATTGCCGGCAAGCCTAGGGTCGAGCTTTGTAGATGTGACAGGCACTACTCCTAAACTACTGCGTGCTGGTGATATAACCTGGGAATCCATTCAAAAATATTTATGA
- a CDS encoding DUF1015 domain-containing protein, whose product MTKEKVKPFTGIFYNPEKIKDLSKVVTPPYDVISADYQNALYARDPYNFVQIDYSREPDNIKYVLAGDLYHKWLAENVLLKDDKPSYYFHHHTFTLPNGQTVVRKGFFGLRRVEDFSEGGIKPHEKTLDGPKADRLMLMRSTKSNLSPIFSLYSDPEKNIDSLVAKLKLKPPVFDFKTEDGYRHQLWRESDPTVCKFISDKIAGQAVFIADGHHRYETAINYRNECRRQHPPGDGNEAFNYVMMYFSNMNDEGLVILPIHRALHSLRNFSVESFVEKLSSQMKVLPLGEKSDQELLQILADAGKEDHAYAMITPDKKQSFLVSIKRRVWKTSPVAINISPSLLDLDVTVLHRLVFEEILRMSPESQANQENLIYWKETEKAIKETRNGACQLTFLLNPTKIEDMEKVALAGEKMPQKSTFFYPKIVSGLMINPLE is encoded by the coding sequence ATGACAAAAGAAAAAGTAAAACCCTTTACCGGAATTTTTTATAACCCAGAAAAAATTAAAGATTTATCTAAAGTGGTAACACCGCCTTACGATGTGATTAGCGCCGATTATCAAAACGCATTGTACGCGCGTGATCCTTATAATTTTGTTCAAATTGATTATTCGCGCGAACCCGATAACATCAAATATGTGTTAGCCGGCGATTTATACCACAAATGGCTTGCCGAAAACGTGTTGTTAAAAGACGATAAGCCTTCTTATTATTTTCATCATCATACTTTTACCTTACCTAACGGCCAAACAGTGGTGCGTAAGGGATTTTTTGGTTTGCGCCGTGTAGAAGATTTTTCGGAAGGGGGTATTAAGCCGCACGAAAAAACCCTGGATGGCCCCAAAGCCGATCGATTGATGCTGATGCGTTCTACAAAATCTAATTTATCGCCTATTTTTTCGCTGTATTCTGATCCTGAAAAAAACATTGATAGTTTGGTGGCTAAATTAAAACTCAAACCTCCTGTTTTTGATTTTAAAACCGAAGATGGGTATCGGCATCAATTGTGGAGAGAGTCTGACCCTACCGTTTGTAAATTTATTAGCGATAAAATTGCCGGACAAGCCGTGTTTATTGCCGATGGGCATCATCGTTACGAAACTGCTATTAATTACCGTAACGAATGTCGCCGCCAACACCCTCCGGGAGACGGCAACGAGGCTTTTAATTATGTGATGATGTATTTTTCCAACATGAACGATGAAGGCTTGGTAATTTTACCCATTCATCGTGCTCTTCATAGTTTGAGAAACTTTTCGGTAGAAAGTTTTGTAGAAAAACTTTCAAGCCAAATGAAGGTATTACCTTTAGGTGAAAAGTCCGATCAGGAGTTGCTGCAAATTTTGGCCGATGCCGGTAAAGAAGATCATGCCTATGCCATGATTACACCCGATAAAAAGCAATCGTTTTTGGTAAGCATTAAGCGCAGGGTATGGAAAACATCGCCGGTGGCTATTAATATTTCGCCCTCTCTTTTAGATTTGGATGTGACAGTATTACATCGTTTGGTGTTTGAAGAAATTTTACGCATGTCGCCCGAGTCGCAGGCGAATCAGGAAAATTTGATTTACTGGAAGGAAACCGAAAAGGCTATTAAAGAAACCCGTAATGGGGCTTGCCAACTTACGTTTTTACTGAACCCCACTAAAATTGAAGATATGGAAAAAGTGGCTTTGGCCGGTGAAAAAATGCCGCAAAAGTCTACGTTTTTTTATCCTAAAATTGTGTCGGGCTTGATGATTAATCCTTTGGAATAA
- a CDS encoding iron-containing alcohol dehydrogenase, with amino-acid sequence MDFFQFNVPTKIVYGENLSADFAAELDLIPISKYFIVTDKIIRDLGLITGIEEGIKNAGREVTGIFSEVPSDSGVSVIEKCAALIKESGAEGIIAVGGGSVLDTAKGANILFSLGGNLVDDYSGAQTITQDLSPLIAIPTTAGTGSEVTEAIVVKDDHSATKLSFVDKHLLPTLAILDPALTTGLPPVITAATALDALTHAIESMMSVQKGPVSDALALQAISLVRDNLIPTLSDPQNFDLRGKLLVASTLAGIAFNHAMVGVVHAVAHTIGALFHVHHGTANGIFLPFGMEYNLDERTEAIASMAAALQVKNPDADLKKRALQVIEAVKSFREEVKKVCGLKTTLSEVGVTKADLATLAEKSPDDGASFYNPREVNASDLLPYLEKAF; translated from the coding sequence ATGGATTTTTTCCAATTTAATGTTCCCACCAAAATTGTTTATGGCGAAAATCTTTCGGCCGATTTTGCCGCCGAACTCGATTTAATTCCTATTTCCAAATATTTTATTGTTACCGACAAAATTATCCGCGACTTGGGTTTAATTACGGGTATTGAAGAGGGCATTAAAAATGCGGGGCGTGAAGTTACCGGAATTTTTAGCGAAGTACCTTCCGATTCGGGAGTAAGTGTTATTGAAAAATGCGCGGCTCTCATTAAAGAATCGGGGGCCGAAGGAATTATTGCCGTGGGCGGGGGCAGTGTTTTGGATACGGCCAAGGGAGCCAATATTCTTTTTTCACTCGGTGGCAATCTTGTTGACGATTACTCTGGCGCGCAAACCATCACGCAAGATTTATCGCCTCTGATTGCTATTCCCACAACGGCCGGTACCGGTAGCGAAGTAACCGAGGCTATCGTGGTAAAAGACGATCATTCGGCCACTAAACTTTCATTTGTTGATAAACATCTTTTACCCACACTCGCTATTCTTGATCCCGCACTTACAACGGGACTTCCACCCGTGATTACAGCAGCCACAGCGCTGGACGCTTTAACCCATGCTATTGAATCAATGATGAGTGTGCAAAAGGGGCCGGTGTCGGATGCATTAGCGCTTCAGGCTATTAGCCTGGTGCGCGACAATTTAATTCCTACTTTATCCGATCCTCAAAATTTTGATTTGCGCGGTAAACTTTTGGTGGCTTCTACTTTAGCGGGCATTGCCTTTAACCACGCCATGGTAGGGGTTGTGCATGCCGTTGCCCATACTATTGGGGCGCTCTTTCATGTACATCATGGAACCGCCAATGGCATTTTTTTACCCTTTGGGATGGAATATAATTTAGACGAACGTACCGAAGCCATTGCATCTATGGCAGCGGCTCTCCAGGTTAAAAACCCGGATGCTGATTTGAAAAAGAGAGCACTTCAGGTGATTGAGGCGGTTAAAAGTTTTAGGGAAGAGGTTAAAAAGGTGTGCGGACTTAAAACAACATTATCGGAAGTGGGAGTTACAAAAGCCGATCTTGCAACGCTCGCCGAAAAATCTCCGGATGACGGTGCCAGCTTTTATAACCCCCGTGAAGTCAATGCTTCCGATTTACTGCCTTACTTGGAAAAAGCTTTTTAG
- the trxA gene encoding thioredoxin, with protein MSSANVKTATDDNFATEVLNSGKPSLVDFWAVWCGPCRALAPIIDELADENVGKINVFKLNVDDNPNVAAQFGIRGIPTVLFFKDGKVAQQSVGVSAKANLQNMINGLA; from the coding sequence ATGAGTTCAGCCAATGTAAAAACCGCAACCGACGATAACTTTGCAACCGAAGTTTTAAATTCCGGAAAGCCCAGCCTGGTAGATTTTTGGGCCGTTTGGTGCGGACCTTGCCGCGCATTAGCCCCCATCATCGATGAATTAGCCGATGAAAACGTGGGCAAAATAAATGTTTTTAAATTAAATGTGGATGATAATCCAAACGTTGCCGCCCAATTTGGTATACGTGGTATTCCTACCGTTCTGTTTTTTAAGGATGGAAAAGTAGCTCAGCAATCGGTTGGTGTTAGTGCTAAAGCCAACTTGCAAAATATGATTAACGGCCTGGCATAA
- a CDS encoding cytochrome c biogenesis protein — protein MPNYTFSNGFFIVLGLYLVSFLAFCFRFIFKRKVYALLALRFTMVGLLVHGIVFITHLLKQGYPYFNTSFESLQLTSLIIVLFFVIFSFFYHYLAAGLIFMFLGLFFYILSITRLVAYAAPQHFLQNPWAFIHLVFIFMGVGVFMVSFVTGLIYLIKEYRLKHKQLGGFFDKVPALDELDAIHYRSLYTGFVLFTLGIITGAGWSKSTLGYYVTNDLKSLLSIGIWIFFALLLNLRVSQGLQGRKGILLSTMGFVLFLYLLFRVQGGGA, from the coding sequence ATGCCAAACTATACGTTTTCAAATGGTTTTTTTATTGTCTTGGGGCTTTATTTGGTAAGTTTTTTGGCCTTTTGTTTTCGCTTCATTTTTAAACGAAAAGTCTACGCTCTTTTAGCACTGCGTTTTACCATGGTAGGGCTTTTGGTGCATGGAATTGTTTTTATCACCCATCTGTTAAAACAGGGATATCCTTACTTTAATACCAGTTTCGAATCACTCCAGCTTACAAGTCTTATTATTGTGTTATTTTTTGTGATCTTTAGTTTTTTTTATCACTATTTGGCAGCCGGTCTTATTTTTATGTTTTTAGGCTTGTTCTTTTATATTTTAAGCATCACACGCTTGGTGGCCTACGCAGCTCCTCAGCATTTTTTACAAAATCCCTGGGCCTTTATTCATCTTGTTTTTATTTTTATGGGTGTGGGCGTGTTTATGGTGAGTTTTGTAACCGGGCTTATTTATCTCATCAAAGAATATCGTCTTAAGCACAAACAACTAGGTGGTTTTTTTGATAAAGTGCCGGCTTTGGATGAGCTGGATGCTATTCATTATCGCTCGCTGTATACCGGTTTTGTATTATTTACGCTGGGTATTATTACCGGTGCCGGTTGGTCTAAAAGTACTTTGGGTTATTATGTAACTAACGATCTCAAGTCACTTTTATCGATTGGGATTTGGATTTTTTTTGCACTTCTTCTTAATTTGCGCGTGTCGCAGGGCTTGCAGGGGCGTAAAGGAATTCTTTTATCTACCATGGGCTTTGTACTTTTTCTTTATCTTCTATTTAGGGTGCAAGGGGGAGGAGCCTAA
- the hemA gene encoding glutamyl-tRNA reductase, with protein MDYLVVGLSHKTAPISLREKLSVSAQECPHVLHDLTGKIPSLKETFFLSTCNRMEVYAASSNAQDSIRDLESFFSHKGQCPLDTIRSHLYTYKNSEAVTHGFKVISSLDSLVVGENQIVGQFRDAFEIAFKEHVTGTYLNQFVNRAFYVSKKVRENTAVSLGAVSVGSVAVLLTRQIYGTLENKSIGIVGAGEIAELVVRHLSEHNIGSLHCFNRTQAKAQELAFRLNGQAHSLDNLENILEQGLDIVVTAIESDKALLLADQLQTLMHKRKNRSLILIDLGVPRNINADCNNVDNVFLYNIDDLKQVIEHNSKERQKEAEKAFLIVEKEASRFMDFMVARDPTLVQLGAKWDGIRKKELERTMKKLSHLNKNDLEAVEKMTEAILNRILFDPVLSLKNEAGDERSWQAKDLIRKMFRLDESDYEGKDN; from the coding sequence ATGGATTATTTAGTGGTGGGTTTAAGCCACAAAACAGCCCCTATTAGCCTGCGTGAAAAATTATCGGTATCGGCCCAGGAATGCCCGCATGTACTGCACGATTTGACGGGTAAAATTCCCTCGCTTAAAGAAACTTTTTTTCTATCTACCTGTAACAGGATGGAAGTATATGCGGCTAGTAGCAATGCGCAAGATTCTATTCGTGATTTGGAAAGTTTTTTTTCTCATAAGGGGCAGTGTCCACTTGATACTATCCGTTCACATCTTTATACATATAAAAATTCGGAAGCCGTAACCCATGGGTTTAAAGTGATTAGTAGTCTTGATTCTTTGGTGGTTGGTGAAAATCAAATTGTGGGACAGTTTAGAGATGCTTTTGAAATTGCTTTTAAAGAGCATGTAACGGGAACCTATCTTAACCAATTTGTAAATCGTGCTTTTTATGTATCTAAAAAGGTGCGCGAAAATACGGCTGTGTCACTTGGGGCAGTATCGGTAGGGTCGGTGGCAGTACTGCTAACGCGGCAAATTTATGGAACGCTAGAAAATAAATCTATAGGCATTGTAGGCGCTGGCGAGATAGCAGAATTGGTTGTTCGCCATTTAAGCGAGCACAACATTGGCTCACTTCATTGTTTTAACCGTACTCAGGCTAAGGCGCAAGAATTGGCCTTTCGCTTAAACGGACAGGCTCATTCATTGGATAATTTGGAAAATATATTGGAGCAGGGGCTTGATATTGTGGTTACTGCTATTGAAAGCGATAAAGCTCTTTTGTTGGCCGATCAATTGCAAACATTAATGCATAAACGCAAAAACCGTTCTTTGATTTTAATTGATTTGGGCGTGCCACGCAACATTAATGCCGACTGTAATAATGTTGATAATGTGTTTTTATATAATATTGACGATTTAAAACAGGTGATTGAACATAACTCGAAAGAGCGTCAAAAAGAGGCCGAAAAAGCCTTTCTTATTGTTGAAAAAGAAGCTTCGAGATTCATGGATTTTATGGTAGCAAGAGATCCTACGTTGGTGCAGCTTGGAGCCAAGTGGGACGGTATTCGTAAAAAAGAGTTGGAAAGAACTATGAAAAAACTTTCCCACTTAAATAAAAACGATTTAGAAGCTGTAGAAAAAATGACCGAGGCTATTTTAAACCGAATTCTATTTGATCCGGTTTTAAGCCTTAAAAATGAGGCCGGTGATGAACGTAGTTGGCAGGCCAAAGATTTAATTCGCAAAATGTTCCGGTTAGATGAATCGGATTACGAAGGAAAGGACAATTAA
- a CDS encoding PQQ-binding-like beta-propeller repeat protein, whose protein sequence is MKNLKFFIPLLVVLFMCSALWAKDEKHNPPKTLHKKVVKTLWSRGLKSGGSKKRFFPEASSPTTADGRVFVGTHSGNFYAVNAASGKILWTLPTEGPIASQALAVSQNVYFGNNKGWFYSVNAETGTRNWSVYLENEILGTPAFGQGKVYAVTTARQVFAIDADNGRVVWSTPVSGFDAKMTMRGTSGVVIQGDRLYIGFADGQLVALSAGNGSVVWSRMLAFNRIGFRDLDADITIDGDALYVSGYFGNIYKLSRSGGDVLWKKDIKSGVKLEAGSDSLYVSTADGHVMSLSKSNGTRMWDTGLYSGAQSPPVVVGNTVIVGTEENGAYVLDAANGRVLQTLALSGGSLNQIAVDSNRLFVLSSSSVLYGLIVP, encoded by the coding sequence ATGAAAAATCTTAAATTTTTTATTCCTCTACTAGTTGTTTTGTTTATGTGTTCGGCGCTTTGGGCCAAAGACGAAAAACATAATCCTCCAAAAACACTTCATAAAAAAGTGGTAAAAACCTTATGGAGCCGAGGGCTTAAAAGCGGGGGATCTAAAAAAAGATTTTTTCCAGAAGCGTCATCCCCCACAACAGCTGATGGCAGAGTTTTTGTAGGAACTCATTCGGGTAATTTTTATGCAGTGAATGCGGCCTCTGGTAAAATATTGTGGACACTCCCCACCGAAGGCCCCATTGCTTCGCAGGCTTTAGCTGTTTCTCAAAATGTTTACTTTGGAAATAACAAGGGATGGTTTTATTCGGTAAACGCCGAGACGGGTACCAGAAACTGGAGTGTTTATCTTGAAAATGAAATTTTGGGTACGCCTGCTTTTGGACAAGGGAAAGTGTATGCTGTCACTACAGCGCGTCAGGTTTTTGCTATAGATGCCGACAATGGGCGAGTGGTGTGGAGTACGCCTGTATCAGGCTTTGATGCCAAAATGACAATGCGCGGTACCTCGGGTGTGGTGATACAGGGCGATCGCTTGTATATAGGTTTTGCCGATGGTCAATTGGTGGCCTTGTCGGCGGGTAATGGTTCGGTGGTGTGGTCGCGCATGTTGGCATTTAACCGCATTGGCTTTAGAGATTTAGATGCCGATATTACTATTGATGGTGATGCTCTTTATGTTTCTGGTTATTTTGGCAATATTTACAAATTATCGCGCTCGGGTGGTGATGTGTTGTGGAAAAAAGATATCAAGAGCGGCGTAAAATTGGAGGCAGGGAGCGATTCTTTATATGTATCTACAGCCGACGGGCATGTGATGAGCCTTTCAAAATCTAATGGTACTCGGATGTGGGATACAGGTCTTTATTCGGGAGCTCAATCGCCACCGGTTGTAGTAGGCAATACTGTGATTGTGGGTACCGAGGAAAACGGGGCTTATGTGTTGGATGCGGCTAACGGGCGTGTGCTTCAAACATTAGCCTTATCGGGTGGGTCTTTAAATCAAATTGCCGTGGATAGTAACCGTTTGTTTGTGTTATCCTCTTCGTCCGTTTTGTACGGGTTGATAGTTCCATAA